The following coding sequences lie in one Cucurbita pepo subsp. pepo cultivar mu-cu-16 chromosome LG13, ASM280686v2, whole genome shotgun sequence genomic window:
- the LOC111808331 gene encoding probable polygalacturonase codes for MELPRKPTKINVTAARILAVIVLALVSLATVDAMNPRLSSNSLKFQAINCRKHLALLTEFGGVGDGVTSNTNAFRKAIEHLSTLAADGGAQLIVPPGKWLTGSFNLTSHFTLFIDKEAKILASQKESEWPLMEVLPSYGRGRDAPGGRYSSLIFGTNLTDVVITGNNGTIDGQGSSWWEKFKKGELKETRPYVIEIMYSNQIQISDLTLINSPSWFVHPIYSRNVIIRGLTILAPVTVPNTDGINPDSCSNIRIEDCYIVSGDDCIAIKSGWDQYGIKFGMPTEDLVIRRLTCISPDSAGIALGSEMSGGIRNVRIENVTAINTQSAVRIKTARGRGGFVKDIFVRRMFLSTMKYVFWMTGDYKSHADDKFDPSALPVIKNINYRDVVAENVNMSANLAGISGDPFTDICMSNVKIGLSKKPKKLQWNCTDVEGFSSDVDPPPCAPLAKAAKSGGCDFPEDKLPIENVQLKSCSVEIPVI; via the exons GTTACTGCGGCGAGAATCTTAGCCGTGATCGTACTGGCATTGGTGAGCTTAGCCACAGTGGACGCTATGAATCCGCGTCTAAGTTCGAACTCTCTGAAATTTCAGGCCATCAATTGTCGGAAACACTTGGCGTTGCTGACGGAGTTTGGCGGCGTCGGCGACGGAGTAACTTCAAATACTAACGCGTTCCGAAAAGCGATTGAACATCTCAGCACACTCGCGGCGGATGGTGGTGCTCAATTGATCGTGCCGCCGGGGAAATGGCTGACCGGAAGTTTTAATCTGACTAGCCATTTCACACTTTTTATCGataaagaagcaaaaattCTTGCATCCCAG AAAGAATCAGAATGGCCACTCATGGAAGTTCTCCCATCTTATGGGAGGGGAAGAGATGCTCCGGGTGGACGGTACAGCAGCCTCATCTTTGGAACTAATCTCACCGATGTGGTTATCACAG GTAACAACGGTACAATCGACGGGCAAGGATCTTCTTGGTGggaaaaatttaagaaaggGGAACTCAAGGAAACACGACCATATGTGATCGAGATCATGTACTCTAATCAAATCCAGATATCGGATCTCACTTTGATTAACTCACCTTCTTGGTTTGTCCATCCCATTTATAGCAG AAATGTGATTATTCGAGGGCTCACTATCTTGGCTCCCGTCACTGTACCTAACACTGACGGAATCAATCCAG ATTCTTGTTCCAACATTCGAATCGAAGACTGCTATATTGTCTCCGGTGACGATTGCATCGCCATCAAGAGCGGATGGGACCAATATGGTATCAAGTTCGGAATGCCGACCGAGGACCTTGTCATTCGCCGCCTCACTTGCATCTCACCAGATTCTGCAGGTATCGCCCTTGGCAGCGAAATGTCTGGCGGAATCCGCAACGTCAGGATTGAAAACGTCACTGCAATCAATACACAGTCTGCTGTCAGAATCAAAACTGCTCGTGGACGAGGTGGTTTCGTCAAGGACATTTTCGTCCGAAGAATGTTTCTATCCACGATGAAATATGTCTTCTGGATGACTGGAGACTACAAATCGCATGCAGATGACAAGTTTGATCCCTCGGCGTTGCCGGTGATTAAGAACATTAATTACAGAGACGTGGTGGCCGAGAATGTTAATATGTCAGCAAATTTGGCAGGGATATCGGGAGATCCATTCACGGATATTTGCATGTCGAATGTGAAGATTGGATTGTCAAAGAAGCCTAAAAAGTTGCAGTGGAACTGTACGGATGTTGAGGGATTTAGTAGCGATGTGGATCCGCCGCCATGTGCTCCACTAGCTAAAGCAGCAAAAAGCGGTGGATGTGACTTTCCGGAGGATAAGCTGCCAATTGAGAATGTTCAGTTGAAATCATGCTCTGTTGAAATTCCTGTCATTTAA